The region CCATCAGGTAAGTTAGAATAATCTTCTAAAACATCATTATTTAATTGGCAAGAATCACTAATACCAATATCTGCCATTCTTTTCATAAATAAAAGTGAAGATAGTACTATTCCAACTTGTATAGCTATAGTTAAACCAACAAAAACAGTCAATAAAAAAGTACTTAGTAAAACTACTATGTCAAAAGGAGAACCTCTCAATATAGAAGCAAAAGAGCGCCATTCACTCATGTTGTAAGCTACTACTATTAAAATTCCAGCTAGACATGCCATAGGAATAAGCTTTGCATAACTTGCAAAAATCAACATAATTAAAAGTAATGTTAATGAGTGAACTATTCCTGCTATTGGTGTTCGTCCGCCATTTTTTACATTTGTTGCAGTCCTTGCAATTGCACCAGTTGCAGGAATACCTCCAAAAAATGGAGTTACAACATTTGCGATACCTTGAGCTATAAGTTCTGTGTTTGAGCGATGATTTGCACTTATCATACCATCAGAAACTACTGCTGAGAGAAGAGATTCTATCCCTCCAAGAAGTGCTATAGTCAGTGCTGGTGCTATATAAATATGTAAGTTGCTTAAATCAAATGCAGGAAAGGTTACATTGATATCATTTGGAATTTCACCAAAAAATGACTCTATGGTAGTTATGGGAATATTTGCAATTTGAACAAAAAGAGTTATAACTATAATTGCAATAAATGAACCTGGAATTCTAGTAGTTATCTTTTTAGAATAGATTGTTATTAAAATAGTAACAATAGTTATAGCCAATGCATATAAATTTGTTTGATCAATATGCGATAGATATACCACCCATTTTTGAAAAAATTCTGAGGGTGTTTTTCTATGTTTAGTCCAAGAGCATCTTTGATTTGTGTAGAAAATATTATAACAGCTATAGCACTTGTAAAGCCGACTATAAGAGGGTGTGGAAAATACTTTAAAAGTCCACCAAGTCGCAATAAACCAAAGGCTATAAGTATAAATCCTGACAACACAGTTGAAATAATAAGCCCATCAACTCCGTACTTCTCAACAATAGTATAGATTATAACTACAAAAGCACCTGTTGGACCGCCAATTTGAACTCTGCTACCACCAAGTAAAGAGATAATAAAACCTGCGACAATAGCAGTAATCAAACCTTTTTCCGGAGAGAGTCCTGAAGCTACAGCAAAAGCTATAGAAAGAGGAAGAGCAACAACACCTACAACGATTCCTGCAAAAATATCCGAAATAAGCTCATCTTTACTTATTCCTTTTTTCAATAAAGTAAAAAGTTTAGGCTCAAATATATTTTGCATTTTGT is a window of uncultured Sulfurimonas sp. DNA encoding:
- a CDS encoding SulP family inorganic anion transporter is translated as MSIKSYKMQNIFEPKLFTLLKKGISKDELISDIFAGIVVGVVALPLSIAFAVASGLSPEKGLITAIVAGFIISLLGGSRVQIGGPTGAFVVIIYTIVEKYGVDGLIISTVLSGFILIAFGLLRLGGLLKYFPHPLIVGFTSAIAVIIFSTQIKDALGLNIEKHPQNFFKNGWYIYRILIKQIYMHWL
- a CDS encoding SulP family inorganic anion transporter; the protein is MVYLSHIDQTNLYALAITIVTILITIYSKKITTRIPGSFIAIIVITLFVQIANIPITTIESFFGEIPNDINVTFPAFDLSNLHIYIAPALTIALLGGIESLLSAVVSDGMISANHRSNTELIAQGIANVVTPFFGGIPATGAIARTATNVKNGGRTPIAGIVHSLTLLLIMLIFASYAKLIPMACLAGILIVVAYNMSEWRSFASILRGSPFDIVVLLSTFLLTVFVGLTIAIQVGIVLSSLLFMKRMADIGISDSCQLNNDVLEDYSNLPDGISIYEISGPLFFASAKQYSEVIKKIGLRSKVLIIRMRHVPFVDSTGLHNFEEMIKTLQKSDVKLLLSGVNTSVLEDLKKHKLVLLIGEENVFFSFDKAVIHAKSIMS